A genomic window from Deltaproteobacteria bacterium includes:
- a CDS encoding peptidase: MRACASFAAVAAAVAASCAPADAPPRAAAGSATAARRGVSWLPARAAAGDTAFRWAGRVAPRADVVAAGVQAVADWHLAREAARDRLPAAALAAAAPALVHDTGRGGVLVTYVQQPDGVEVFGQRLSLMMTRDGRLVAVAGRLHPAAVPGITAKLGGFPLRPEAAAAAALSDARGVAISAAAFVDRGERPGHYRALQLAASRPPSLAGVSLARPARAKRVLYPDGDTLRTAYYVELDITEPGSTDAFAWAYVVDARDGAILTRYPLTFSDRFEYRVWAEPTAPWRPDDGPNNDATPHPTGTPDGYDPGFAAPRLVDIEGFNTNPDGTADPWLPAGATVTTGNNVDAYADHNAPDGFSDGDIRATTTGDRSFDRIYDVTLAPSANPEQVQAAITQIFYTVNWLHDWYYDSGFDEASGVAQADNYGRGGIDGDPLLAEAQDTNGRTLDNANMSAFADGSSPRMQMYLWSGKRTDVGETRFEITEPESIAGTYRVSASAFGPTEETSATGPLVLIDDGSANPTRACEAIDGDLSGAIAVADRGDCTFVTKARNAQQAGAAALIIVNNDTADPSALPPLGGDATDIDIPVLGLAYTDGTAIKDALGAASARATASRAGFIEGLRHDGTIDNGVVAHEWGHYLHARLGRCGGSQQCAGHGEGWGDFVALHMIVREGDDYDGTYAVAGYATANQSEDSYYFGIRRVPYSTDMTKNALTFRHISDGEPLPDSHPIREFGPNSEVHNAGEVWATMLHEGHIALITDGRLSFDEAHRRMSDYVVAGLKLSGANPTYTEMRDAILAAAAAADSKDFAALAAAFAKRGLGTGAVSPPRDSIDLTGVVESFDVAGQLGLTDVAAVLGDGDCDGDGVLDAGETGVIDVTVTNTGAAALKATTVTLSTSTPGVRFPAGDTLSLARLEPFDSATASFEVAIDDTVEGIQVLALDVTLADDAAVVTDVTSTVHRRINYDVQLAASATDDVEADATVWAVEADPATPVVDAWQRVAASPTEHEWHGEDLGEPSDHWLRSPAVHVSDDGEFTVAFDHRYRFEASEQGGPGGQIVYWDGGVIEISTDGGTTWTDVADFADPGYGGTITTQAGNPLGGRNAFVGQSADYPNMTHTELRFGDRFAGQTVALRFRIGTDAAVGDAGWFIDNIALAGIDDTPFAVIADNAECAATPPGPDAGVDDPGDAGGCGCAATGGGRTAAGAWLLWLGVGAWLTRRRRRRARA; the protein is encoded by the coding sequence TGTTCGGCCAGCGGCTGTCGCTGATGATGACCCGCGACGGCCGCCTGGTGGCGGTAGCGGGTCGGCTGCACCCCGCGGCGGTGCCGGGCATCACCGCCAAACTCGGCGGCTTCCCGCTGCGGCCCGAGGCCGCGGCCGCCGCCGCGCTGTCGGACGCCCGCGGCGTCGCGATCTCGGCCGCCGCGTTCGTCGACCGCGGCGAGCGCCCCGGGCACTACCGCGCGCTGCAGCTCGCCGCGTCGCGCCCGCCGTCCCTCGCCGGCGTCTCGCTGGCGCGCCCGGCGCGCGCCAAACGCGTGCTGTACCCCGACGGCGACACGCTGCGCACGGCGTACTACGTCGAACTGGACATCACGGAGCCCGGCTCGACCGATGCGTTCGCGTGGGCGTACGTGGTCGACGCGCGCGACGGCGCCATCCTCACCCGCTACCCGCTCACGTTCTCCGATCGGTTCGAGTACCGCGTGTGGGCCGAGCCGACGGCGCCGTGGCGTCCCGACGACGGGCCGAACAACGACGCGACGCCACATCCGACGGGCACGCCCGACGGCTACGACCCCGGGTTCGCCGCGCCGCGGCTCGTCGACATCGAAGGCTTCAACACCAACCCAGACGGCACCGCCGACCCGTGGCTGCCCGCCGGCGCGACCGTCACCACCGGCAACAACGTCGACGCGTACGCCGACCACAACGCACCCGACGGCTTCTCCGACGGCGACATTCGCGCCACGACGACCGGCGACCGGTCGTTCGACCGAATCTACGACGTGACGCTCGCGCCGTCGGCCAACCCCGAACAGGTGCAGGCCGCGATCACGCAAATCTTCTACACCGTCAACTGGCTGCACGACTGGTACTACGACTCCGGTTTCGACGAGGCGTCCGGCGTCGCGCAGGCCGACAACTACGGCCGCGGCGGCATCGACGGCGATCCGCTGCTCGCCGAAGCGCAGGACACCAACGGCCGCACGCTGGACAACGCCAACATGTCGGCGTTCGCCGACGGCAGTTCGCCGCGCATGCAGATGTACCTGTGGTCGGGCAAGCGCACCGATGTCGGCGAGACCCGATTCGAGATCACGGAGCCGGAGTCGATCGCGGGAACGTATCGCGTGTCCGCCTCCGCGTTCGGCCCGACGGAGGAGACGAGCGCGACCGGACCGCTGGTGCTGATCGACGACGGCTCGGCCAACCCGACGCGCGCGTGCGAGGCGATCGACGGCGACCTGTCGGGCGCGATCGCCGTGGCCGACCGCGGCGACTGCACGTTCGTCACGAAAGCGCGCAACGCACAGCAAGCCGGCGCCGCGGCGCTCATCATCGTCAACAACGACACGGCCGACCCGAGCGCACTGCCGCCGCTCGGCGGTGACGCGACCGACATCGACATCCCCGTGCTCGGCCTCGCGTACACGGACGGCACGGCGATCAAGGACGCGCTGGGGGCGGCGTCCGCGCGCGCCACCGCATCGCGCGCCGGCTTCATCGAGGGACTGCGCCACGACGGCACGATCGACAACGGCGTGGTCGCCCACGAGTGGGGCCACTACCTGCACGCCCGCCTCGGCCGGTGCGGCGGTTCGCAGCAGTGTGCCGGCCACGGCGAGGGATGGGGCGACTTCGTCGCGCTGCACATGATCGTGCGCGAAGGCGACGACTACGACGGCACCTACGCGGTCGCGGGCTACGCGACCGCAAACCAGAGCGAGGACAGCTACTACTTCGGCATCCGGCGCGTGCCCTACTCCACCGACATGACGAAGAACGCGCTGACGTTTCGCCACATCTCGGACGGCGAGCCGCTGCCGGACAGCCATCCGATCCGCGAGTTCGGCCCGAACTCCGAGGTCCACAACGCCGGCGAGGTATGGGCGACGATGCTGCACGAGGGCCACATCGCGCTCATCACCGACGGCCGACTGTCGTTCGACGAGGCGCACCGGCGCATGTCCGACTACGTCGTCGCCGGCCTCAAACTGTCGGGCGCCAACCCGACGTACACCGAGATGCGCGACGCCATCCTCGCGGCGGCGGCGGCCGCAGACAGCAAGGACTTCGCCGCGCTCGCCGCGGCGTTCGCCAAGCGCGGACTCGGCACCGGCGCCGTATCGCCGCCGCGCGACTCGATCGATCTCACCGGCGTCGTGGAGAGCTTCGACGTCGCCGGCCAGCTCGGCCTCACCGACGTGGCGGCCGTCCTCGGAGACGGCGACTGCGACGGCGACGGCGTCCTCGACGCCGGCGAGACCGGCGTCATCGACGTGACGGTGACGAACACCGGGGCGGCGGCCCTGAAGGCGACCACCGTGACGCTGTCGACGTCCACGCCCGGCGTGCGGTTCCCGGCCGGCGACACGCTGTCGCTCGCGCGCCTCGAACCGTTCGACAGCGCCACGGCGTCGTTCGAGGTCGCGATCGACGACACCGTCGAGGGTATCCAGGTGCTCGCGCTCGACGTCACCCTGGCGGACGACGCCGCGGTCGTCACCGACGTGACCTCCACCGTCCACCGGCGCATCAACTACGACGTCCAGCTCGCGGCGTCCGCGACCGACGACGTCGAGGCCGACGCGACCGTGTGGGCCGTCGAGGCCGACCCGGCGACTCCGGTGGTCGACGCGTGGCAACGCGTCGCGGCGAGCCCGACCGAACACGAGTGGCACGGCGAGGACCTCGGCGAGCCGTCGGATCACTGGCTGCGGTCGCCGGCGGTGCACGTGTCCGACGACGGCGAGTTCACCGTCGCCTTCGATCATCGCTACCGATTCGAGGCCAGCGAACAGGGCGGACCGGGCGGCCAGATCGTCTACTGGGACGGCGGCGTCATCGAGATCTCGACCGACGGCGGAACCACCTGGACGGACGTGGCCGACTTCGCCGACCCGGGCTACGGCGGCACGATCACGACGCAGGCCGGCAACCCGCTCGGCGGCCGCAACGCGTTCGTCGGCCAGAGCGCCGATTATCCGAACATGACGCACACCGAGCTGCGGTTCGGCGATCGGTTCGCCGGCCAGACCGTCGCGCTGCGGTTCCGCATCGGCACCGACGCGGCGGTGGGCGACGCGGGGTGGTTCATCGACAACATCGCGCTGGCCGGCATCGACGACACACCGTTTGCGGTGATCGCGGACAACGCCGAGTGCGCGGCGACGCCGCCCGGCCCCGATGCGGGCGTGGACGACCCCGGCGACGCCGGCGGCTGCGGCTGCGCCGCGACGGGCGGCGGCCGAACCGCGGCCGGCGCGTGGTTGCTGTGGCTCGGCGTCGGCGCGTGGCTCACGCGGCGCCGGCGCCGCCGCGCGCGGGCGTAG
- a CDS encoding serine--tRNA ligase translates to MIDIELIRRDPDAVRAGLARKSDQIDIGPILDLDRRRREIIGALDANRARRKQVAKEIGRARAQGGTAPELEAEAADIKAAIAAMEQELARVEAELNDRVAELPNIPDERVPDGGKDNNRVVRVFGEPPALPDGAADHVELCTRLDLVDYERGVKLGGSGFWIYKGLGAALEWALLDFFCREHFRDGYTFVLPPHLLVEHCGFAAGQFPKFRDDVFHLQTAEGERERFLLPTAETAILNIYGDEILDRERLPLKMFAYTPCYRREAGGYRTDERGTIRGHQFNKVEMFQFVEPDDADAALQELVRRAESIVEKLGLHFRTSLLAARDVSDSMKMTYDVEVWIPSLGGYKEVSSASWAGDYQARRANIRYRPEGQKRTAFVHTLNASGLATSRLLPALVEQLQQPDGSVLVPEPLRPWLGVDRIVPPA, encoded by the coding sequence ATGATCGACATCGAGCTGATCCGCCGCGACCCCGACGCCGTACGCGCCGGCCTCGCGCGCAAGAGCGACCAGATCGACATCGGCCCGATCCTGGACCTCGACCGCCGCCGCCGCGAGATCATCGGCGCACTCGACGCCAACCGCGCGCGCCGCAAGCAGGTGGCCAAGGAGATCGGACGCGCGCGCGCGCAGGGCGGGACCGCCCCGGAGTTGGAGGCCGAAGCGGCCGACATCAAGGCGGCGATCGCCGCGATGGAACAAGAACTCGCCCGCGTCGAGGCCGAGCTGAACGACCGCGTCGCCGAGCTGCCGAACATCCCCGACGAGCGCGTCCCCGACGGCGGCAAGGACAACAACCGGGTCGTCCGCGTGTTCGGCGAGCCGCCGGCGCTGCCCGACGGCGCGGCCGATCACGTCGAGCTGTGCACGCGCCTCGACCTGGTCGACTACGAGCGCGGCGTCAAGCTCGGCGGCAGCGGGTTCTGGATCTACAAGGGGCTCGGCGCGGCGCTCGAGTGGGCGCTGCTCGACTTCTTTTGCCGCGAGCACTTTCGCGACGGCTACACGTTCGTTCTGCCGCCCCACCTGCTCGTGGAACACTGCGGGTTCGCGGCCGGGCAGTTCCCCAAGTTTCGCGACGACGTGTTCCACCTTCAGACGGCCGAGGGCGAGCGCGAGCGGTTCCTGCTGCCGACCGCCGAGACGGCGATCCTCAACATCTACGGCGACGAGATTCTGGATCGCGAGCGTCTGCCGCTGAAGATGTTCGCGTACACGCCGTGCTACCGGCGAGAAGCCGGGGGCTACCGCACCGACGAGCGCGGCACCATCCGCGGCCACCAGTTCAACAAGGTCGAGATGTTTCAGTTCGTCGAGCCGGACGACGCGGACGCGGCGCTGCAGGAACTCGTACGCCGAGCCGAGTCGATCGTCGAAAAGCTCGGCCTGCACTTCCGGACATCGCTGCTGGCCGCGCGCGACGTGAGCGACTCGATGAAGATGACCTACGACGTCGAGGTGTGGATCCCGAGCCTGGGCGGCTACAAGGAGGTGTCGTCGGCCTCGTGGGCCGGCGACTACCAGGCGCGCCGCGCCAACATCCGCTACCGGCCCGAGGGCCAGAAACGGACCGCGTTCGTCCACACGCTCAACGCCTCGGGGCTCGCGACGAGCCGACTGTTGCCCGCGCTGGTCGAGCAACTTCAGCAGCCGGACGGCTCGGTCCTCGTCCCGGAACCGCTGCGACCGTGGCTCGGCGTCGACCGCATCGTGCCGCCGGCGTAG
- a CDS encoding DUF434 domain-containing protein codes for MPDRRRHRGPHPADPALFAASALPVLRQATDDLSWLLGRGYAVAAATALVGDRFQLRTRQRLAVRRAACAEARRRARRARRVGAAALANRALAIDGFNCVVTVEAALAGAVVVAGRDGALRDLSAVHGSYRIVTETAAAIAALVAAAAGAQRVICWLDRPVSNSGRLAARLRAAAPGWQVEVVDAPDRALAAAAADAVVATSDGAVLDRCGAWIDLPAAALAATGAPVWRVAL; via the coding sequence GTGCCGGATCGACGGCGGCATCGCGGACCGCACCCGGCGGATCCGGCCCTGTTCGCCGCCTCTGCGCTGCCGGTGCTGCGCCAGGCGACGGACGATCTGTCGTGGTTGCTCGGGCGCGGCTATGCCGTCGCCGCCGCCACCGCCCTGGTCGGCGACCGCTTCCAGCTCCGCACGCGCCAGCGGCTGGCGGTGCGGCGCGCGGCGTGCGCGGAGGCCCGGCGCCGCGCTCGCCGCGCGCGCCGCGTGGGCGCGGCGGCGCTCGCGAACCGCGCGCTGGCGATCGACGGGTTCAACTGCGTCGTGACGGTCGAGGCGGCGCTGGCGGGCGCCGTCGTCGTCGCCGGCCGCGACGGCGCCCTGCGCGATCTCAGCGCCGTGCACGGCAGCTATCGGATCGTGACCGAGACGGCGGCCGCGATCGCGGCGCTGGTCGCGGCCGCCGCGGGCGCACAGCGGGTCATCTGCTGGCTGGACCGGCCGGTGTCCAACAGCGGACGGCTGGCGGCGCGCCTGCGCGCGGCGGCGCCGGGATGGCAGGTCGAGGTGGTCGACGCGCCCGATCGCGCGCTGGCGGCGGCCGCCGCCGACGCGGTCGTGGCCACGAGCGACGGCGCGGTGCTCGACCGCTGCGGCGCGTGGATCGATCTGCCGGCGGCGGCGCTCGCGGCAACCGGGGCGCCGGTGTGGCGGGTTGCGCTGTGA